The Vibrio metoecus sequence TCGGTCTCATCACCCAAGGTGTACAACGTTTTTATCACCAAGGGGCTTGGCATCAAGTGGGACAAGGTGGTGTGGTACTGATGTCACCCGATGAATTGCATGATGGCCACGCGCACAGTAATACGGGCTATCAAGTACAAGTGTTCTCCATTGAACCTGAATGGTTACAGCAGACGCTCGAAGCCAACCAGATTGAACAAGTGATCGGCTTTGAGCAGTTGATTGTACAAGACCCGACCCTATTTCACTCCTTGCAGCAACTTCACCATTTGCTGCGACAGGACAACCTCAGCCAGCTCGCCAAAGATTGCTTACCTTATCAAGGCTTTGCTCCGCTGCTTGAGCGTTATAGCTACCTAAAACAACCCACCGTCAAACCGCTTGGCCAACACAATCTCGCCCTACTCAAAGAGTGGGTACTCAGCCAGCTTGACCAACCGATCCGGCTCGAACAGTTAGCGCAATTGTGCCAACTCTCCCCAACTCAATTTCAGCGCCATTTTAAAGCGCAAACGGGGCTCACGCCTTACGCTTGGTTACGACGGCTACGACTAGAGCAAGCAATGAAACTGCTGCAAAGTGGCAAACCAGGCACAGATGTCGCGTATCAGGTCGGCTTTTACGATCAGGCCCATTTCAGTAAAGCCTTCAAAGCCACTTATGGCCTTTCGCCTTCTTTGATCACTCGCTTTTGTTAACCACGCTGTCAAAAATTTACAAGCTCCTCGCGCTCGCCGCGCGGCATACTGGGTAAATAATGTGAGGAGAAAGCATGAACGAAATGTCCATTTTAGCCACCTTAGCCGGTGTGCATTTTATTGCCTTATTAAGCCCGGGTCCTGATGTCGCCTTAGTGGTGCAAAACGCTACACAGCACGGGCGTAAAACTGGCGTGATGATCGCGTTAGGTTTGTCGTGCGGCATTTTAGTCCATTTGATTTTGAGCCTGACCGGCATTAGCTACTTAGTCAAACAGCAGCCAATGCTGTTTAACCTGTTACAACTGGCTGGCGGCAGCTACTTGCTTTATCTGGGGGTCGGCGCTTTGCAATCAGTGATGGCGCAAAAAAACGCCAGCACACCAACGCACAGCCCTGCGCTCTCCATTCTCGGCAACCGCCGTCAAGCCTTCACAAAAGGCATGATGACCAATCTCTTGAATCCCAAAGCTCTCGTGTTTTTTGTCAGCCTGTTATCTAGCCTGATCCCAGCCAGCATGTCTGTGTCTGGCAAGGTGAGTGCCGCTGCGATTCTGGTTGGCTTATCCCTAACTTGGTTCTCCTGTTTAGCTTGGCTGCTTACCACGTCTGCCATGCAACAACGCATGCAGCGCATTACGCGATCCGTCGATAGCATATGCGCTGCGGTGTTTATCTTGGCCGGTGGCGTGATTTTATGGCAAGCAAGCCGCGCTATAGCACAAACCTTCGGATGGCTATGATCCGACTTTGGCCGATCATGCTGTGCGAGATCTCTTACAAAGCGGTAGGACAAATTCGCTTTCTGCGATAAAAAACACTGACAAAAACAACTTAAATAATTGTTTTTAAATAAAATGTTCAAAATCTCATTATTTCGAACATCAAGAAATCGCTTCGCTTTGCTTGTTCAGAAAGCTCAGCTCAGTAAGATGAATCTCGTCGGAAGGATACTGACACGGAACAGGAAAGCACCAAGGATTGGTGATCTTCAGGAAGAAGAATCGAACATTCAGGATGAATGCTCGGCAAGGAAAGCGTTATTGGACATTGAACGGACGCAATCGTTGCTAGGATGGTAACGACAAGGATGGGAAATGGACACCTCTGGACGAGGCAAGGACTGAACATCAGGATGATGGCAGGGACACCGCTCAGGGAACAAGTGATGTGAACTCGCTAGGATTGTGAGTTGTAATGGAAGACACAGGACACCGCTAGGATGGCGATGCAAGGATTGAGCTGACGGATTGCAGCGTACTATCAAGGATTAGATGCAGGGAGCACCTTTTAGTAGCTGGAATGCTGCGAGTAAGACTCTAACCCCGGTGGGCTTGCCCCCGGGGTTTTCTTTTTTCTCCCGAAAAGTCATCACCACTTTACTCCTCAACAGAAACGTTAATCGTTACTTTGTATCTAGGGGCAATTTGGCAATTTCTTCCCGACCTCCCCCTAAAAGGGGGAGCCACGTCGCCGCACTATTCTATCTACACCTTCTCTAATCTCGCGTAAGCCGTCACTAACCACTTAATGCCTTCGCCATTAAACGCCACTTGCACTCGGCTTTGCGGGCCACTGCCTTCAAAGTTAATGATGGTGCCTTCGCCAAATTTCGGGTGACGGACTCGTGAGCCCAAATTAAAACCGGTTTCGTTAAAGCTTTCTTTGACTACGGTTTGGCTAAAGCGCCCTGTGCTGGTTGGGCGGCTGACTTGCGCCTTCATGCGTACTTCATCCAAACACCCTTCTGGCAGTTCACGAATAAAGCGTGAGGGTTTGTGATACTTGTCTTGCCCGTACAAGCGGCGCATTTCCGCGTAGGTGATGTAGAGCTTTTGCATCGCGCGGGTCATACCGACGTAACACAGGCGACGCTCCTCTTCGAGACGCCCCGCCTCTTCGGCAGACATTTGGCTCGGGAACATGCCCTCTTCCACGCCGACCATAAACACCAGCGGGAACTCTAAT is a genomic window containing:
- a CDS encoding AraC family transcriptional regulator; protein product: MDKVHYRPTAYPAISLIEADYRQFAFERHYHLDIHIGLITQGVQRFYHQGAWHQVGQGGVVLMSPDELHDGHAHSNTGYQVQVFSIEPEWLQQTLEANQIEQVIGFEQLIVQDPTLFHSLQQLHHLLRQDNLSQLAKDCLPYQGFAPLLERYSYLKQPTVKPLGQHNLALLKEWVLSQLDQPIRLEQLAQLCQLSPTQFQRHFKAQTGLTPYAWLRRLRLEQAMKLLQSGKPGTDVAYQVGFYDQAHFSKAFKATYGLSPSLITRFC
- a CDS encoding LysE family translocator; the protein is MNEMSILATLAGVHFIALLSPGPDVALVVQNATQHGRKTGVMIALGLSCGILVHLILSLTGISYLVKQQPMLFNLLQLAGGSYLLYLGVGALQSVMAQKNASTPTHSPALSILGNRRQAFTKGMMTNLLNPKALVFFVSLLSSLIPASMSVSGKVSAAAILVGLSLTWFSCLAWLLTTSAMQQRMQRITRSVDSICAAVFILAGGVILWQASRAIAQTFGWL